Proteins encoded in a region of the Mucispirillum schaedleri ASF457 genome:
- a CDS encoding STM3941 family protein, whose translation MISSNNKNDNENKIKSHIKPLPDGSYEIYKNEMKSFYYVLAAFLFALMSIYFLKSGYRVVGYILLTGFAGAALIALKMVLFKKTVITINDKFIVIAPLVGASEQILWDDITGFNEIREKRNHYIAVMVNNPENVLETQTNKLIYKFMQHNIKLYGTPYIIQTDTLSAHRREILDLFNKFQEEYLEKGVL comes from the coding sequence ATGATAAGCAGCAATAATAAAAATGATAATGAAAATAAAATTAAATCTCATATAAAACCTTTGCCTGATGGCTCTTATGAAATATATAAAAATGAGATGAAGTCGTTTTATTATGTATTAGCTGCTTTTCTTTTTGCACTTATGAGTATATATTTTCTAAAAAGCGGATATAGAGTTGTTGGCTATATATTGCTTACAGGCTTTGCGGGTGCTGCATTAATAGCTTTAAAAATGGTATTGTTTAAAAAAACAGTTATTACTATTAATGATAAATTTATAGTAATAGCACCATTAGTAGGTGCTTCAGAGCAGATTTTATGGGATGATATTACAGGATTTAATGAAATCAGAGAAAAAAGAAACCATTATATAGCTGTTATGGTAAACAATCCAGAAAATGTTCTAGAAACACAAACTAATAAACTGATATATAAATTTATGCAGCATAATATTAAACTTTACGGCACCCCTTATATTATTCAAACAGATACTCTTAGTGCCCACAGGCGTGAAATATTAGACCTATTTAATAAATTTCAGGAAGAATATTTAGAAAAAGGAGTGCTTTAA
- a CDS encoding peptidylprolyl isomerase — translation MKTNIGEIKLELYPDKAPVTVENFILYVKSNFFNGLIFHRVIDGFMIQGGGFDENMHQKETQAPIKIESDNGLKNTRGTIAMARTNDPNSATSQFFINLVDNNFLNFRSPDVTGYGYTVFGKVTDGMDVVDKIATVPTGSFGYMQDVPKYLIQIENIEII, via the coding sequence ATGAAAACAAATATAGGTGAAATAAAACTTGAATTATATCCAGATAAAGCACCTGTTACTGTTGAAAACTTTATATTGTATGTAAAAAGTAATTTTTTTAATGGTCTAATTTTTCACAGAGTTATAGATGGTTTTATGATACAGGGTGGTGGCTTTGATGAAAATATGCATCAAAAAGAAACGCAAGCACCTATTAAAATAGAAAGTGATAATGGTTTAAAAAATACACGAGGCACTATTGCTATGGCAAGAACAAATGACCCTAACTCTGCTACAAGCCAGTTTTTTATTAACCTTGTAGATAACAATTTTTTAAACTTTCGCTCACCTGATGTTACAGGTTATGGTTATACTGTTTTTGGTAAAGTTACTGATGGAATGGATGTTGTTGATAAAATAGCAACAGTCCCAACTGGTTCTTTTGGATATATGCAGGATGTTCCTAAATATTTAATACAAATAGAAAATATAGAAATAATATAA
- a CDS encoding peptidylprolyl isomerase, translated as MKKFITLILFTIIMTAGVYTAQAQTKTTKVLIDTSMGQIEAELYADKAPITVTNFVEYVNSKFYDGLVFHRVIPNFMIQGGGMTSDMKEKETRNPIKIESDNGLKNTRGTLAMARTQEPNSATSQFFINLVNNPFLDFKAKTTAGYGYAVFGKVTKGMDVVDKIATVPTGSKGFHQDVPLTPVIIKSIKVIK; from the coding sequence ATGAAAAAATTTATTACTCTTATTCTATTTACTATTATAATGACAGCTGGTGTTTATACAGCACAGGCTCAAACAAAAACTACAAAAGTTTTAATTGATACATCTATGGGGCAGATAGAAGCTGAACTATATGCTGATAAAGCACCTATTACAGTTACTAACTTTGTAGAATATGTAAATAGTAAATTTTATGATGGCTTAGTATTTCACCGTGTAATTCCAAACTTTATGATACAAGGCGGTGGAATGACATCTGATATGAAAGAAAAAGAAACTAGAAATCCTATTAAAATAGAAAGTGATAATGGTTTGAAAAATACACGGGGCACACTTGCTATGGCAAGAACTCAAGAACCTAATTCTGCTACAAGCCAGTTTTTTATTAATTTAGTTAATAATCCATTTCTTGATTTTAAAGCAAAAACTACTGCAGGTTATGGGTATGCAGTATTTGGAAAAGTTACAAAAGGAATGGATGTAGTTGATAAAATAGCAACAGTCCCAACTGGTTCTAAAGGGTTTCATCAAGATGTTCCACTTACTCCTGTAATAATAAAAAGTATAAAGGTTATTAAATAA
- a CDS encoding Fur family transcriptional regulator, with protein MQNKKLDKNREYFKTFLATQKLRLTNQRQIIFDEFMKYDSHIDIDKLYAITKEIDNNIGLATIYRTIKLLIEAGIVREVHFGDGKSYYEAIMGKTHHDHLICVVCGKNIEFNDPDLEELQEQIAAKYKFKLTNHYMNLFGVCEKCRSIGKG; from the coding sequence ATGCAGAATAAAAAACTGGATAAAAATAGAGAATACTTTAAAACATTTCTTGCTACACAAAAACTTAGGCTTACAAATCAAAGACAGATTATATTTGATGAATTTATGAAATATGATTCTCATATTGATATTGATAAACTGTATGCTATTACAAAAGAAATAGACAATAATATAGGACTTGCTACAATTTATCGCACTATTAAGCTGCTTATAGAGGCAGGTATTGTTCGTGAAGTGCATTTTGGTGATGGTAAAAGCTACTATGAGGCTATTATGGGGAAAACCCACCATGACCATTTAATATGTGTTGTTTGTGGTAAAAATATTGAATTTAATGACCCAGACTTAGAAGAACTGCAAGAGCAGATTGCAGCAAAATATAAATTTAAGCTGACAAACCATTATATGAATTTATTTGGTGTATGCGAAAAATGCCGTTCTATTGGTAAAGGTTAA
- a CDS encoding XRE family transcriptional regulator, whose amino-acid sequence MSVKNRFKELRYTLNLSQKKMAEDIDISYIMVQNYEYGKNPVSDSTLLKLRNKYNVNPDWLINGTGSMFLGSSKTIIPECIKLPYFKEVSAAAGSGALVYDENTVEYMSIPSTLIKITHSNDVSIINAVGDSMYPLIDNNDFIIIDLSQKQFLTEGIYVIHIDDTLLVKKLQKIPNGVILVSENPQYKPIELTIDNFTSDNVAIIGKVVSVIKNFGREI is encoded by the coding sequence ATGAGTGTAAAAAACAGATTTAAAGAATTAAGATATACTCTTAATCTATCACAAAAAAAAATGGCAGAAGATATAGACATAAGTTATATTATGGTCCAAAATTATGAATATGGTAAAAATCCAGTATCAGACTCTACCTTATTAAAACTTCGTAATAAATATAATGTTAATCCTGACTGGCTTATAAATGGCACTGGCAGTATGTTTCTAGGTTCATCAAAAACAATAATACCAGAATGTATTAAGCTTCCTTACTTCAAAGAAGTATCTGCTGCTGCAGGTTCTGGAGCACTTGTATATGATGAAAATACAGTAGAGTATATGTCAATACCTTCTACTCTGATAAAAATAACACATTCAAATGATGTATCAATTATTAATGCTGTTGGTGATTCAATGTATCCATTAATTGATAATAATGATTTTATAATTATAGATTTAAGCCAGAAACAGTTTTTAACTGAAGGTATATATGTTATCCACATAGATGATACTCTGCTTGTCAAAAAACTTCAAAAAATACCTAATGGAGTCATTCTAGTATCAGAAAATCCTCAATATAAACCGATAGAATTAACTATAGATAATTTTACATCTGATAATGTTGCTATTATAGGGAAAGTAGTATCTGTAATCAAAAACTTTGGCAGAGAGATATGA